In one Tachysurus fulvidraco isolate hzauxx_2018 chromosome 16, HZAU_PFXX_2.0, whole genome shotgun sequence genomic region, the following are encoded:
- the ylpm1 gene encoding YLP motif-containing protein 1 isoform X2: MYPAWGGYGGGGGPQPQQFCPRNQPFRGPPPQAGSFAGYGAPSPAASSNFSSLHEQHLQQMQQLQQLHQRQLQSVLHYNNANNANSAAPGPAAPPQWTGPAAGFPPPPTHFTPDSTQNRSAAQPELPSAPPPAPKNSTSTPSHTSNTPSTNNTHTTSTAESAAAPKETTDLSAMSLHEQQDYWYKQHLQNLQKLKNEKAKQGSTDMPPAPPPPHEAPPPPPPKEEPPPPPPPDEKPNMVESADPAEAARLQQLQVAAAQWQQVQYHRAGYQYQALMQEHTQLQQILHRYQQVIQQPAHIQSMPVDMQLQHYEIQLQQFAPVLQDWDRHFKLWLDQFQAYPHKDQLQEYEGQWRQWQEQMNSTSVHLNERVSTLRDMKQPYGTGEAHGGVMGPYGQPRLPAPDVGPSMAPNSKDLSSGPPQGTNPTNLPGPNTVESSPLPGSESPIGSSGAGARHPGPNGRFEGPRGPRFEGPRGLRFEPPPQRFSGPPRFDGGHRFGMPPRGNQLQSGPPARFENPLRQSPPSRFERPPGPHLGLPPRSVPAPQDKPGTDQTNLQLGKTDPSHGSLPQSVTTVKNENKIPHNKTEQKSMSDDVMDSGDGFFVQSDPIPQSQADKGKKPETVRQDGNEEESKKDTSKMTSSSSSSAPVQTMHTPSAGNKTPEAPKNISAPQQRPQPPQQGKFQPDMPKEPSGTPHEMNQSGPPNTLRGRGRGQGHLPIRGRGRGRGRGQIGRPIGPADPSHHREEASYDHQPALEEDYSWGDHSQEKHGMKDEQEAHEIWQTEEHHFQKEYYEETEERAPPRGRMDPLEVPKGHWEEEQSEYWEHGDPYWSDNRPPMMHHRPSFPPEGPRRPPFHPRFMHHGPRRPRPLSDMERDPHGPPHMGPRFRRGGPGPWGPPPRHDMMRRPPPPPHELLERKPMGPPGYLEEMDRDPGWPQQHAREPRHLPLPPHEVMDRDVRRPPMRPHPMVRERWRRPPHEEPQGEYEQEYGTEFGPEDDGYGGPSPDYRHRDYREGEEMYHSREDWRRERPDCDFPPHPPCGLPSDHLRDDPWREERDRPFSFENEDRIRAERRGPGFVDRPLYMDRDQDPPFHSHPDWERPPPPPTLPERVYPDPTEETRPLYERNTELPMAPQSSVPEASLDQISPGGTKTVLALSQRQHEIILKAAQELKMIRELQESKKVLGDASNPESTGMPPEISAGLLGLEIPPEVKTALQDVSGRFLESGMQQPNQVTGFLHTASAPPPKPNFIAKTVDYGHGHDVGVKVERMSYGERIVLRPDPLPSDRPYEKELLGRRDLYYDRRGDSYMDQREYGRDREREMFRDRPPLDYDRDRLERERYLRDDRPPPGPPRPTYRDRERDTREHSSRSSRDREPYNRPGYERSSYERSLERYDHGASTYGSDRRSYPDEPPPPPSVPQRVEKKPETKNVDDILKPPGRANRPERIVVIMRGLPGSGKSHLAKLIRDKEVEFGGAPPRVLGLDDYFMTEVEKEEKDPDTGKRIKTKVLEYEYEPEMEDTYRNSMLKTFKKTLDDGFFPFIILDAINDKVKYFDQFWSAAKTKGFEVYVAEVSADHQICAKRNIHGRKLKDIVKLANSWESAPVHMARLDLRSLLQDAAIEEVEMEDFNPSDMDTAAEEKKEEEEEADLMSC, translated from the exons ATGTATCCTGCGTGGGGCGGttatggtggtggtggaggccCGCAGCCTCAGCAGTTCTGTCCGCGCAATCAGCCTTTCCGCGGTCCGCCTCCGCAGGCGGGGAGTTTCGCGGGATATGGAGCTCCATCTCCGGCTGCATCGTCTAACTTCTCGAGTCTACACGAGCAGCATCTCCAGCAGAtgcagcagctgcagcagctcCATCAGCGGCAGCTCCAGTCCGTGTTGCACTACAACAATGCTAACAATGCTAACAGCGCTGCTCCGGGTCCAGCAGCTCCCCCACAGTGGACCGGACCTGCGGCAGGATTTCCACCGCCTCCTACTCACTTTACACCGGATTCTACTCAAAACAGAAGCGCCGCACAACCTGAACTGCCAAGTGCACCTCCACCTGCGCCCAAAAACAGCAcatcaacaccatcacacacctctAACACCCCCAGCAccaataatacacacaccacctccaccGCGGAGAGTGCAGCAGCCCCGAAGGAGACCACAGACCTGTCTGCCATGTCACTACAC GAGCAGCAGGACTACTGGTATAAGCAGCACCTCCAAAATCTTCAAAAGCTAAAAAATGAGAAGGCGAAGCAGGGCAGCACAGACATGCCaccagccccgcccccaccccATGAagccccaccaccaccaccacccaaaGAGGagccccctccccctcccccacctGATGAGAAG CCCAACATGGTGGAGTCTGCAGATCCGGCAGAGGCAGCAAGGTTGCAGCAGTTGcaggtggcagcagcacaatggcAGCAGGTTCAGTACCACAGAGCGGGGTATCAGTACCAGGCCCTaatgcaggaacacacacaactccaacAGATACTGCACCGGTACCAACAGGTCATCCAGCAACCGGcacacatacag TCCATGCCTGTAGACATGCAGTTGCAGCACTATGAGATTCAGCTACAGCAGTTTGCTCCAGTGTTACAGGACTGGGACAGACACTTTAAACTCTGGCTGGACCAGTTCCAGGCATATCCTCACAAAGATCAACTACAGGAGTATGAAGGTCAGTGGAGACAGTGGCAGGAGCAGATGAACTCCACTTCAGTGCATCTGAATGAACGTGTGAGCACACTGAGGGACATGAAACAGCCGTATGGAACTGGTGAAGCTCACGGAGGTGTGATGGGACCGTATGGGCAGCCTCGCCTTCCTGCACCAGACGTAGGTCCCTCTATGGCACCGAATAGTAAGGATCTTTCCTCAGGCCCTCCTCAGGGTACAAATCCAACCAATCTTCCAGGACCAAATACTGTAGAATCTAGTCCACTTCCAGGATCAGAGAGTCCTATTGGTTCTTCTGGAGCAGGAGCAAGACATCCTGGTCCTAATGGAAGGTTTGAAGGCCCAAGAGGTCCAAG GTTTGAAGGTCCCAGAGGCTTGAGATTTGAACCACCACCACAACGATTTAGTGGACCGCCTAGATTTGATGGTGGTCACCGCTTTGGCATGCCTCCTCGAGGTAATCAGCTTCAGTCAGGACCTCCAGCTAGATTTGAGAACCCTCTTAGACAGAGTCCACCTTCTCGCTTTGAGAGACCGCCTGGACCACACCTGGGTCTGCCTCCACGATCTGTTCCTGCCCCACAAGATAAGCCTGGTACTGATCAAACAAACCTGCAGCTGGGTAAAACTGATCCTTCTCATGGTTCTCTACCTCAGAGTGTGACCACAGTcaagaatgaaaacaaaatccCTCACAATAAAACAGAGCAAAAGTCCATGTCGGATGATGTAATGGATTCAGGTGATGGTTTCTTTGTTCAAAGTGATCCGATTCCTCAGTCTCAAGCTGACAAAGGCAAAAAGCCCGAGACAGTCAGACAGGATGGTAATGAGGAGGAGTCAAAAAAGGATACCTCCAAAATGACTTCGTCGTCATCCTCATCTGCACCTGTCCAAACAATGCACACCCCGAGTGCTGGCAATAAAACCCCAGAAGCACCAAAAAATATTAGTGCACCACAGCAACGACCACAGCCTCCTCAACAAGGCAAGTTCCAGCCCGACATGCCCAAGGAACCTTCTGGTACACCACATGAGATGAATCAGAGTGGCCCTCCGAATACTCTCCGTGGCCGGGGGAGGGGTCAGGGTCATTTACCAATACGTGGAAGGGGACGTGGGCGTGGTCGAGGACAAATTGGCAGACCTATTGGTCCAGCAGATCCTAGTCATCACAGGGAAGAAGCTTCATATGACCACCAGCCAGCATTGGAAGAGGATTACAGTTGGGGTGACCATTCCCAAGAGAAACACGGAATGAAGGATGAACAAGAAGCTCATGAGATATGGCAGACTGAAGAGCATCACTTCCAGAAAGAGTATTATGAAGAGACTGAAGAGCGAGCACCACCCAGAGGTAGGATGGATCCTTTAGAGGTACCAAAGGGACACTGGGAAGAAGAACAGTCAGAGTACTGGGAGCATGGCGATCCATACTGGTCAGACAATAGACCTCCAATGATGCACCATAGACCCTCTTTTCCTCCTGAAGGACCTAGGCGTCCTCCTTTCCATCCACGCTTTATGCACCATGGTCCACGACGTCCTCGACCACTATCAGATATGGAACGTGACCCACATGGGCCTCCTCACATGGGCCCTCGTTTTCGACGTGGTGGTCCAGGTCCCTGGGGGCCACCACCTCGCCATGATATGATGAGACGACCCCCTCCACCACCTCATGAATTGTTGGAGAGGAAGCCGATGGGTCCACCCGGGTACCTTGAAGAAATGGACCGAGATCCTGGCTGGCCTCAGCAGCATGCCCGGGAACCCAGACATCTTCCTTTACCCCCTCATGAAGTGATGGATAGGGATGTGAGAAGGCCACCCATGCGGCCACATCCAAtggtgagagagaggtggagaagACCGCCACATGAAGAGCCTCAGGGAGAGTATGAGCAGGAATATGGCACTGAGTTTGGCCCTGAGGATGATGGGTATGGAGGACCTTCACCTGATTACCGTCACCGGGATTACAGGGAAGGTGAAGAAATGTACCACTCGAGAGAGGACTGGAGACGAGAGCGTCCGGATTGTGACTTTCCTCCACATCCACCATGCGGGCTACCATCCGACCACCTCAGAGATGATCCCTGGAGGGAGGAAAGGGACAGACCGTTCTCATTTGAGAACGAGGATCGAATCAGAGCAGAGCGAAGAGGACCTGGTTTTGTTGACAGACCTCTGTATATGGACAGAGATCAGGACCCTCCTTTTCATTCTCATCCTGATTGGGAaagaccaccaccaccacctacACTGCCAGAGAGAGTATACCCAGATCCAACTGAAGAAACTCGACCTCTTTATGAGAGGAACACAGAACTCCCCATGGCACCACAGAGCAGTGTTCCAGAAGCGTCACTTGATCAGATATCACCAGGTGGAACCAAAACGGTTCTCGCGCTGTCTCAGAGGCAGCATGAGATCATCCTCAAAGCTGCTCAGGAGCTGAAGATGATCAG AGAACTTCAAGAGAGTAAAAAGGTTCTGGGAGACGCTTCTAATCCGGAGTCTACTGGAATGCCCCCTGAAATTTCTGCAGGTCTCCTTGGACTTGAAATTCCACCTGAGGTTAAAACTGCTCTTCAG GACGTTTCTGGTAGATTCTTGGAATCTGGAATGCAGCAGCCAAACCAAGTCACAGGTTTCCTCCATACAGCATCAGCACCACCTCCTAAACCCAACTTCATCGCTAAAACGGTGGATTACGGTCACGGTCATG ATGTGGGTGTCAAGGTGGAAAGGATGTCGTACGGGGAGAGGATCGTGCTGAGACCTGACCCGCTCCCATCTGACCGTCCGTACGAGAAAG AGCTGCTTGGACGGCGAGATCTGTACTATGATAGAAGAGGAGATTCCTACATGGATCAGCGGGAGTATGGAAGAGATCGGGAAAGAGAAATGTTCCGAGACAGGCCGCCCCTGGATTACGATCGGGATCGACTAGAAAGAGAACGCTACCTCAGAGATGATAG GCCGCCCCCAGGCCCACCTCGTCCTACTTATCGGGATCGAGAGAGGGATACGAGAGAACACTCGAGCCGCTCCAGTCGAGACCGCGAGCCATATAACCGCCCAGGCTACGAACGATCTTCATACGAAAGAAGTCTTGAGCGTTATGATCACGGGGCTTCGACTTACGGAA GTGACAGGAGAAGTTACCCTGACGAACCCCCTCCACCACCTTCTGTTCCCCAACGTGTGGAGAAGAAACCTGAGACTAAGAATGTTGATGATATTCTGAAACCACCAGGACGAGCGAATCGTCCCGAAAGG ATTGTGGTAATAATGCGAGGGTTACCAGGAAGTGGGAAGAGTCATCTGGCAAAGCTCATCCgg GATAAGGAGGTGGAGTTTGGTGGAGCTCCACCCAGAGTGCTCGGCCTCGATGATTATTTCATGACCGAAgtggaaaaagaagagaaagaccCCGATACTGGGAAGCGTATTAAAACTAAG GTCCTCGAGTACGAGTATGAGCCAGAGATGGAAGACACCTACAGGAACAGCATGCTGAAGACCTTCAAGAAGACGCTAGACGACGGCTTTTTCCCCTTCATCATACTCGACGCCATCAATGATAAAGTCAAATACTTTGATCAGTTCTGGAGTGCAGCCAAGACCAAAGGGTTTGAG GTGTATGTGGCCGAGGTCTCTGCTGACCATCAGATTTGTGCCAAGAGGAACATTCATGGACGCAAGCTGAAGGACATCGTGAAG CTGGCCAACAGCTGGGAATCGGCCCCAGTGCACATGGCACGTCTGGACCTGCGCTCACTGCTACAGGATGCTGCTATTGAGGAG GTGGAGATGGAAGACTTTAACCCATCTGACATGGACACTGCAGctgaggagaagaaggaggaagaggaggaggcaGATCTG
- the ylpm1 gene encoding YLP motif-containing protein 1 isoform X1, with amino-acid sequence MYPAWGGYGGGGGPQPQQFCPRNQPFRGPPPQAGSFAGYGAPSPAASSNFSSLHEQHLQQMQQLQQLHQRQLQSVLHYNNANNANSAAPGPAAPPQWTGPAAGFPPPPTHFTPDSTQNRSAAQPELPSAPPPAPKNSTSTPSHTSNTPSTNNTHTTSTAESAAAPKETTDLSAMSLHEQQDYWYKQHLQNLQKLKNEKAKQGSTDMPPAPPPPHEAPPPPPPKEEPPPPPPPDEKPNMVESADPAEAARLQQLQVAAAQWQQVQYHRAGYQYQALMQEHTQLQQILHRYQQVIQQPAHIQSMPVDMQLQHYEIQLQQFAPVLQDWDRHFKLWLDQFQAYPHKDQLQEYEGQWRQWQEQMNSTSVHLNERVSTLRDMKQPYGTGEAHGGVMGPYGQPRLPAPDVGPSMAPNSKDLSSGPPQGTNPTNLPGPNTVESSPLPGSESPIGSSGAGARHPGPNGRFEGPRGPRFEGPRGLRFEPPPQRFSGPPRFDGGHRFGMPPRGNQLQSGPPARFENPLRQSPPSRFERPPGPHLGLPPRSVPAPQDKPGTDQTNLQLGKTDPSHGSLPQSVTTVKNENKIPHNKTEQKSMSDDVMDSGDGFFVQSDPIPQSQADKGKKPETVRQDGNEEESKKDTSKMTSSSSSSAPVQTMHTPSAGNKTPEAPKNISAPQQRPQPPQQGKFQPDMPKEPSGTPHEMNQSGPPNTLRGRGRGQGHLPIRGRGRGRGRGQIGRPIGPADPSHHREEASYDHQPALEEDYSWGDHSQEKHGMKDEQEAHEIWQTEEHHFQKEYYEETEERAPPRGRMDPLEVPKGHWEEEQSEYWEHGDPYWSDNRPPMMHHRPSFPPEGPRRPPFHPRFMHHGPRRPRPLSDMERDPHGPPHMGPRFRRGGPGPWGPPPRHDMMRRPPPPPHELLERKPMGPPGYLEEMDRDPGWPQQHAREPRHLPLPPHEVMDRDVRRPPMRPHPMVRERWRRPPHEEPQGEYEQEYGTEFGPEDDGYGGPSPDYRHRDYREGEEMYHSREDWRRERPDCDFPPHPPCGLPSDHLRDDPWREERDRPFSFENEDRIRAERRGPGFVDRPLYMDRDQDPPFHSHPDWERPPPPPTLPERVYPDPTEETRPLYERNTELPMAPQSSVPEASLDQISPGGTKTVLALSQRQHEIILKAAQELKMIRELQESKKVLGDASNPESTGMPPEISAGLLGLEIPPEVKTALQDVSGRFLESGMQQPNQVTGFLHTASAPPPKPNFIAKTVDYGHGHDVGVKVERMSYGERIVLRPDPLPSDRPYEKELLGRRDLYYDRRGDSYMDQREYGRDREREMFRDRPPLDYDRDRLERERYLRDDRPPPGPPRPTYRDRERDTREHSSRSSRDREPYNRPGYERSSYERSLERYDHGASTYGSDRRSYPDEPPPPPSVPQRVEKKPETKNVDDILKPPGRANRPERIVVIMRGLPGSGKSHLAKLIRDKEVEFGGAPPRVLGLDDYFMTEVEKEEKDPDTGKRIKTKVLEYEYEPEMEDTYRNSMLKTFKKTLDDGFFPFIILDAINDKVKYFDQFWSAAKTKGFEVYVAEVSADHQICAKRNIHGRKLKDIVKLANSWESAPVHMARLDLRSLLQDAAIEEVEMEDFNPSDMDTAAEEKKEEEEEADLGYLPKSKWEMDTSEAKLDKLDGLAGGGKRKRDVSAMEDFLQLPDDYASRMSQPGKKRVRWADLEEQKDADRKRAIGFVVGQTDWEKITDESGQLAQRALNRTKYF; translated from the exons ATGTATCCTGCGTGGGGCGGttatggtggtggtggaggccCGCAGCCTCAGCAGTTCTGTCCGCGCAATCAGCCTTTCCGCGGTCCGCCTCCGCAGGCGGGGAGTTTCGCGGGATATGGAGCTCCATCTCCGGCTGCATCGTCTAACTTCTCGAGTCTACACGAGCAGCATCTCCAGCAGAtgcagcagctgcagcagctcCATCAGCGGCAGCTCCAGTCCGTGTTGCACTACAACAATGCTAACAATGCTAACAGCGCTGCTCCGGGTCCAGCAGCTCCCCCACAGTGGACCGGACCTGCGGCAGGATTTCCACCGCCTCCTACTCACTTTACACCGGATTCTACTCAAAACAGAAGCGCCGCACAACCTGAACTGCCAAGTGCACCTCCACCTGCGCCCAAAAACAGCAcatcaacaccatcacacacctctAACACCCCCAGCAccaataatacacacaccacctccaccGCGGAGAGTGCAGCAGCCCCGAAGGAGACCACAGACCTGTCTGCCATGTCACTACAC GAGCAGCAGGACTACTGGTATAAGCAGCACCTCCAAAATCTTCAAAAGCTAAAAAATGAGAAGGCGAAGCAGGGCAGCACAGACATGCCaccagccccgcccccaccccATGAagccccaccaccaccaccacccaaaGAGGagccccctccccctcccccacctGATGAGAAG CCCAACATGGTGGAGTCTGCAGATCCGGCAGAGGCAGCAAGGTTGCAGCAGTTGcaggtggcagcagcacaatggcAGCAGGTTCAGTACCACAGAGCGGGGTATCAGTACCAGGCCCTaatgcaggaacacacacaactccaacAGATACTGCACCGGTACCAACAGGTCATCCAGCAACCGGcacacatacag TCCATGCCTGTAGACATGCAGTTGCAGCACTATGAGATTCAGCTACAGCAGTTTGCTCCAGTGTTACAGGACTGGGACAGACACTTTAAACTCTGGCTGGACCAGTTCCAGGCATATCCTCACAAAGATCAACTACAGGAGTATGAAGGTCAGTGGAGACAGTGGCAGGAGCAGATGAACTCCACTTCAGTGCATCTGAATGAACGTGTGAGCACACTGAGGGACATGAAACAGCCGTATGGAACTGGTGAAGCTCACGGAGGTGTGATGGGACCGTATGGGCAGCCTCGCCTTCCTGCACCAGACGTAGGTCCCTCTATGGCACCGAATAGTAAGGATCTTTCCTCAGGCCCTCCTCAGGGTACAAATCCAACCAATCTTCCAGGACCAAATACTGTAGAATCTAGTCCACTTCCAGGATCAGAGAGTCCTATTGGTTCTTCTGGAGCAGGAGCAAGACATCCTGGTCCTAATGGAAGGTTTGAAGGCCCAAGAGGTCCAAG GTTTGAAGGTCCCAGAGGCTTGAGATTTGAACCACCACCACAACGATTTAGTGGACCGCCTAGATTTGATGGTGGTCACCGCTTTGGCATGCCTCCTCGAGGTAATCAGCTTCAGTCAGGACCTCCAGCTAGATTTGAGAACCCTCTTAGACAGAGTCCACCTTCTCGCTTTGAGAGACCGCCTGGACCACACCTGGGTCTGCCTCCACGATCTGTTCCTGCCCCACAAGATAAGCCTGGTACTGATCAAACAAACCTGCAGCTGGGTAAAACTGATCCTTCTCATGGTTCTCTACCTCAGAGTGTGACCACAGTcaagaatgaaaacaaaatccCTCACAATAAAACAGAGCAAAAGTCCATGTCGGATGATGTAATGGATTCAGGTGATGGTTTCTTTGTTCAAAGTGATCCGATTCCTCAGTCTCAAGCTGACAAAGGCAAAAAGCCCGAGACAGTCAGACAGGATGGTAATGAGGAGGAGTCAAAAAAGGATACCTCCAAAATGACTTCGTCGTCATCCTCATCTGCACCTGTCCAAACAATGCACACCCCGAGTGCTGGCAATAAAACCCCAGAAGCACCAAAAAATATTAGTGCACCACAGCAACGACCACAGCCTCCTCAACAAGGCAAGTTCCAGCCCGACATGCCCAAGGAACCTTCTGGTACACCACATGAGATGAATCAGAGTGGCCCTCCGAATACTCTCCGTGGCCGGGGGAGGGGTCAGGGTCATTTACCAATACGTGGAAGGGGACGTGGGCGTGGTCGAGGACAAATTGGCAGACCTATTGGTCCAGCAGATCCTAGTCATCACAGGGAAGAAGCTTCATATGACCACCAGCCAGCATTGGAAGAGGATTACAGTTGGGGTGACCATTCCCAAGAGAAACACGGAATGAAGGATGAACAAGAAGCTCATGAGATATGGCAGACTGAAGAGCATCACTTCCAGAAAGAGTATTATGAAGAGACTGAAGAGCGAGCACCACCCAGAGGTAGGATGGATCCTTTAGAGGTACCAAAGGGACACTGGGAAGAAGAACAGTCAGAGTACTGGGAGCATGGCGATCCATACTGGTCAGACAATAGACCTCCAATGATGCACCATAGACCCTCTTTTCCTCCTGAAGGACCTAGGCGTCCTCCTTTCCATCCACGCTTTATGCACCATGGTCCACGACGTCCTCGACCACTATCAGATATGGAACGTGACCCACATGGGCCTCCTCACATGGGCCCTCGTTTTCGACGTGGTGGTCCAGGTCCCTGGGGGCCACCACCTCGCCATGATATGATGAGACGACCCCCTCCACCACCTCATGAATTGTTGGAGAGGAAGCCGATGGGTCCACCCGGGTACCTTGAAGAAATGGACCGAGATCCTGGCTGGCCTCAGCAGCATGCCCGGGAACCCAGACATCTTCCTTTACCCCCTCATGAAGTGATGGATAGGGATGTGAGAAGGCCACCCATGCGGCCACATCCAAtggtgagagagaggtggagaagACCGCCACATGAAGAGCCTCAGGGAGAGTATGAGCAGGAATATGGCACTGAGTTTGGCCCTGAGGATGATGGGTATGGAGGACCTTCACCTGATTACCGTCACCGGGATTACAGGGAAGGTGAAGAAATGTACCACTCGAGAGAGGACTGGAGACGAGAGCGTCCGGATTGTGACTTTCCTCCACATCCACCATGCGGGCTACCATCCGACCACCTCAGAGATGATCCCTGGAGGGAGGAAAGGGACAGACCGTTCTCATTTGAGAACGAGGATCGAATCAGAGCAGAGCGAAGAGGACCTGGTTTTGTTGACAGACCTCTGTATATGGACAGAGATCAGGACCCTCCTTTTCATTCTCATCCTGATTGGGAaagaccaccaccaccacctacACTGCCAGAGAGAGTATACCCAGATCCAACTGAAGAAACTCGACCTCTTTATGAGAGGAACACAGAACTCCCCATGGCACCACAGAGCAGTGTTCCAGAAGCGTCACTTGATCAGATATCACCAGGTGGAACCAAAACGGTTCTCGCGCTGTCTCAGAGGCAGCATGAGATCATCCTCAAAGCTGCTCAGGAGCTGAAGATGATCAG AGAACTTCAAGAGAGTAAAAAGGTTCTGGGAGACGCTTCTAATCCGGAGTCTACTGGAATGCCCCCTGAAATTTCTGCAGGTCTCCTTGGACTTGAAATTCCACCTGAGGTTAAAACTGCTCTTCAG GACGTTTCTGGTAGATTCTTGGAATCTGGAATGCAGCAGCCAAACCAAGTCACAGGTTTCCTCCATACAGCATCAGCACCACCTCCTAAACCCAACTTCATCGCTAAAACGGTGGATTACGGTCACGGTCATG ATGTGGGTGTCAAGGTGGAAAGGATGTCGTACGGGGAGAGGATCGTGCTGAGACCTGACCCGCTCCCATCTGACCGTCCGTACGAGAAAG AGCTGCTTGGACGGCGAGATCTGTACTATGATAGAAGAGGAGATTCCTACATGGATCAGCGGGAGTATGGAAGAGATCGGGAAAGAGAAATGTTCCGAGACAGGCCGCCCCTGGATTACGATCGGGATCGACTAGAAAGAGAACGCTACCTCAGAGATGATAG GCCGCCCCCAGGCCCACCTCGTCCTACTTATCGGGATCGAGAGAGGGATACGAGAGAACACTCGAGCCGCTCCAGTCGAGACCGCGAGCCATATAACCGCCCAGGCTACGAACGATCTTCATACGAAAGAAGTCTTGAGCGTTATGATCACGGGGCTTCGACTTACGGAA GTGACAGGAGAAGTTACCCTGACGAACCCCCTCCACCACCTTCTGTTCCCCAACGTGTGGAGAAGAAACCTGAGACTAAGAATGTTGATGATATTCTGAAACCACCAGGACGAGCGAATCGTCCCGAAAGG ATTGTGGTAATAATGCGAGGGTTACCAGGAAGTGGGAAGAGTCATCTGGCAAAGCTCATCCgg GATAAGGAGGTGGAGTTTGGTGGAGCTCCACCCAGAGTGCTCGGCCTCGATGATTATTTCATGACCGAAgtggaaaaagaagagaaagaccCCGATACTGGGAAGCGTATTAAAACTAAG GTCCTCGAGTACGAGTATGAGCCAGAGATGGAAGACACCTACAGGAACAGCATGCTGAAGACCTTCAAGAAGACGCTAGACGACGGCTTTTTCCCCTTCATCATACTCGACGCCATCAATGATAAAGTCAAATACTTTGATCAGTTCTGGAGTGCAGCCAAGACCAAAGGGTTTGAG GTGTATGTGGCCGAGGTCTCTGCTGACCATCAGATTTGTGCCAAGAGGAACATTCATGGACGCAAGCTGAAGGACATCGTGAAG CTGGCCAACAGCTGGGAATCGGCCCCAGTGCACATGGCACGTCTGGACCTGCGCTCACTGCTACAGGATGCTGCTATTGAGGAG GTGGAGATGGAAGACTTTAACCCATCTGACATGGACACTGCAGctgaggagaagaaggaggaagaggaggaggcaGATCTG GGATACCTTCCCAAAAGCAAATGGGAGATGGACACATCTGAGGCCAAACTGG ATAAGTTAGATGGTTTAGCTGGAGGAGGGAAGAGGAAGCGGGACGTCTCGGCCATGGAAGACTTTTTACAGCTGCCTGATGATTACGCCAGCCGCATGTCCCAACCGGGCAAGAAAAGG gtgcgcTGGGCTGATTTAGAGGAGCAGAAGGATGCTGATCGGAAGCGAGCGATCGGGTTTGTAGTTGGACAG